One genomic region from Salvelinus fontinalis isolate EN_2023a chromosome 18, ASM2944872v1, whole genome shotgun sequence encodes:
- the LOC129814792 gene encoding growth/differentiation factor 5-like: MKVLESVPLLLGCWTLLYLDFIPASLSHTGIAECAPESGGKEHTGGAGEGANPGIGSTARSTVGNYGAGGWKSLSAARITRIRTGPPLIKGEAAKAKAVTLVSSPHSVTVSRARGAVNLGPKEAVRYWAPGGDATKAAAAPVPVALSMQTGKGSGRPGQSKGNTVPRAATSARTGQQKEVDVQKHIARLAQMSGKATGKLNGRYSPKLLLVTPHDYMLSLYWSLSTGGVNTSVLHEAGMANTITSFVDKGQDARIPQLRRQKYYFNISSLEKEGLLGAELHILRKRLADPHKALSTDRVFCLKLFTCVAGKQKATLLQTQTIKDHNSPKWEVFDIWKLFKNFKNTVQLCFELEGLERGSPVDLRALGFSRPGRQTKEKAFFLMFGRTKKNDLFYNEIKARSGHDNKTVYEYLFTQRRMRRAPTNRGKKLAKNPKPRCHRKQLHVNFKEMGWDDWIIAPLEYEAYHCDGVCDFPIRSHLEPTNHAIIQTLMNSMDPDSTPPTCCVPTRLSPISILYIDSANNVVYKQYEDMVVESCGCR, encoded by the exons ATGAAAGTACTGGAAAGTGTCCCTCTTTTATTGGGGTGTTGGACTCTCTTATACCTGGACTTTATCCCAGCGTCACTGAGCCATACCGGCATTGCAGAGTGCGCACCCGAGAGCGGAGGCAAGGAGCACACAGGCGGAGCAGGTGAAGGAGCCAACCCGGGAATTGGCTCAACTGCCAGGTCGACGGTAGGAAACTACGGCGCAGGGGGTTGGAAGTCTCTAAGTGCTGCGAGGATCACGCGCATTAGAACAGGACCCCCGCTGATAAAGGGCGAGGCAGCCAAAGCGAAAGCTGTGACATTAGTGTCATCACCGCACAGCGTAACGGTCAGCCGTGCTCGCGGAGCTGTCAATTTGGGGCCCAAGGAGGCTGTGCGCTATTGGGCACCCGGCGGGGATGCTACTAAAGCAGCAGCTGCGCCTGTTCCCGTGGCGTTGAGCATGCAAACAGGCAAAGGCTCAGGCAGGCCTGGACAGAGCAAAGGAAACACTGTCCCCAGAGCTGCAACATCAGCTCGAACTGGACAACAAAAGGAGGTTGACGTGCAAAAGCACATCGCTCGGTTGGCCCAAATGAGTGGCAAAGCAACGGGCAAACTTAACGGCAGATACTCTCCAAAGCTCCTATTGGTAACTCCGCATGACTACATGTTGTCACTGTATTGGTCACTATCCACAGGAGGGGTGAACACTAGTGTGCTGCACGAGGCTGGCATGGCCAACACCATCACAAGCTTTGTGGATAAAGGACAAG ATGCCCGTATTCCCCAGCTGAGAAGACAGAAGTATTACTTCAACATCAGTTCCCTGGAGAAGGAGGGGTTACTGGGTGCCGAGCTGCATATACTCAGGAAAAGACTGGCTGATCCACACAAAGCACTTTCCACTGACAGAGTTTTCTGCCTGAAGCTGTTCACTTGTGTAGCAGGTAAGCAGAAAGCTACACTGCTCCAAACTCAAACCATCAAGGACCACAATTCGCCCAAATGGGAAGTGTTTGACATTTGGAAACTATTCAAGAATTTCAAGAACACCGTCCAGCTTTGCTTTGAGCTGGAGGGTTTAGAACGGGGAAGCCCCGTGGACCTCAGGGCACTGGGCTTCAGTCGTCCGGGCAGGCAAACCAAAGAGAAGGCCTTTTTCCTCATGTTCGGGCGCACCAAGAAAAATGACTTGTTCTACAACGAGATCAAAGCTCGGTCGGGCCACGACAACAAGACTGTGTACGAATACCTGTTCACTCAGCGGCGCATGCGCCGAGCTCCAACCAACCGCGGCAAGAAGCTAGCCAAGAACCCCAAGCCTCGTTGCCACAGGAAGCAGCTGCACGTCAACTTCAAGGAGATGGGCTGGGACGATTGGATCATCGCCCCACTAGAGTATGAGGCCTACCACTGCGACGGGGTTTGTGACTTCCCTATTCGCTCGCATCTCGAGCCCACCAACCACGCCATCATCCAGACGCTCATGAACTCCATGGACCCCGACTCGACTCCGCCCACCTGCTGCGTGCCTACTCGCCTCAGCCCAATCAGTATCCTCTACATTGACTCGGCCAATAACGTGGTCTACAAACAGTAtgaggacatggtggtggagtccTGTGGCTGCAGGTAG